The following proteins come from a genomic window of Hypanus sabinus isolate sHypSab1 chromosome 9, sHypSab1.hap1, whole genome shotgun sequence:
- the nog2 gene encoding noggin-2, with translation MEPPQCFLSCLCVLLLQHGLCQPYLHLRPVPSDSLPVLDIIEQPDPDNDPKDSDLDERALRKRLGSHFDPSFMSITLPEVDASVSRESGHRFKPLGALPNDIKRLDLSETPYGRRMKLGKKARRRLQQWLWSYTYCPVMYTWKDLGGRFWPRFVKEGNCYNERSCSFPEGMLCKPVKSISKTFLRWYCQGWSKPRYCTWIPVQYPVISECKCAC, from the coding sequence ATGGAGCCGCCGCAGTGTTTCCTGAGCTGTCTATGTGTGTTACTTCTTCAGCACGGCCTCTGTCAACCGTACTTGCACCTCCGGCCGGTGCCCAGTGACAGCCTCCCGGTCCTGGACATCATCGAGCAACCGGACCCGGACAACGACCCCAAGGACAGCGACCTGGACGAGCGCGCTCTGCGGAAGCGGCTCGGCAGCCACTTCGACCCCAGCTTTATGTCCATCACCCTGCCCGAGGTGGACGCGTCCGTGTCCCGGGAGTCCGGCCACAGGTTCAAGCCCCTGGGCGCGCTGCCCAACGATATCAAAAGACTGGATTTGTCTGAGACCCCTTACGGCAGGCGGATGAAGCTGGGGAAAAAGGCGAGGCGGAGACTGCAGCAGTGGTTATGGTCTTACACTTACTGTCCGGTGATGTACACTTGGAAGGATCTCGGAGGTCGCTTCTGGCCGCGATTTGTGAAAGAAGGGAACTGCTATAATGAGAGGTCCTGTTCATTCCCGGAAGGAATGCTCTGTAAACCTGTCAAATCCATCAGCAAGACGTTCTTAAGATGGTACTGCCAAGGATGGTCCAAGCCGAGGTACTGCACGTGGATACCTGTGCAGTACCCAGTTATTTCTGAGTGCAAGTGTGCCTGCTGA